A window of the Henckelia pumila isolate YLH828 chromosome 3, ASM3356847v2, whole genome shotgun sequence genome harbors these coding sequences:
- the LOC140887090 gene encoding protein COBRA-like, giving the protein MELHSRSLKHPAVLLFFLLSCFCFTSTEAYDSLDPNGNITIKWDVISWTPDGYVAVVTMFNFQQYRHIQAPGWTLGWTWAKKEVIWSMMGGQATEQGDCSKYKGNVPHCCKKDPTVVDLLPGTPYNQQIANCCKGGVINSWVQDPNNAASSFQVSVGAAGTTNKTVRVPKNFTLKAPGPGYTCGPAKIVKPTKYVTPDGRRVTQAMMTWNVTCTYSQFLAQKTPTCCVSLSSFYNDTIVPCPTCTCGCQNNITQPGSCVDPESPYLASVVSDRAKSNAYAPLVQCTSHMCPIRIHWHVKLNYKDYWRVKVTITNFNYRMNYTLWNLVVQHPNFDNLTQIFSFNYKPLTPYQSINDTAMLWGIKFYNDLLMQAGPLGNAQSELLFRKDKSTFSFDKGWAFPRRVYFNGDNCVMPPPDEYPYLPSSSLRHNAPFLMLIIALIASVTFII; this is encoded by the exons ATGGAACTACACTCCAGATCTCTCAAACATCCCGCAGTTTTGCTGTTCTTCTTGCTATCTTGCTTCTGCTTCACTTCCACAG AGGCCTACGATTCACTGGATCCCAATGGAAACATTACCATAAAGTGGGATGTTATCAGTTGGACGCCTGATGGCTATGTT GCGGTTGTGACAATGTTCAATTTCCAACAATATCGTCACATTCAAGCACCGGGATGGACGTTGGGATGGACTTGGGCGAAAAAAGAGGTGATATGGAGCATGATGGGAGGTCAAGCCACTGAGCAAGGGGATTGTTCAAAGTATAAAGGAAATGTTCCACATTGCTGTAAGAAAGATCCGACAGTTGTCGATTTATTACCCGGAACGCCTTACAATCAACAGATTGCAAATTGTTGTAAAGGGGGTGTGATTAATTCGTGGGTGCAAGATCCGAATAATGCTGCAAGCTCATTTCAAGTTAGTGTTGGTGCTGCAGGAACCACCAATAAAACTGTCAGGGTGCCCAAAAACTTCACTTTGAAAGCACCAGGTCCTGGCTACACGTGTGGACCTGCGAAAATTGTGAAGCCTACTAAGTATGTCACACCAGATGGGAGAAGAGTGACTCAAGCAATGA TGACCTGGAATGTAACATGCACGTATTCACAGTTTCTTGCTCAAAAAACTCCCACTTGCTGTGTCTCGCTCTCGTCTTTTTACAACGACACGATTGTTCCTTGCCCAACTTGTACTTGTGGATGCCAAAATAACATCACTCAACCTGGAAGCTGTGTTGA TCCAGAATCACCATACCTTGCTTCAGTTGTTTCAGATCGTGCAAAGTCCAACGCATATGCACCTCTAGTCCAATGCACGAGTCACATGTGCCCCATTCGCATCCACTGGCACGTAAAACTGAACTACAAGGACTATTGGCGTGTCAAAGTTACAATAACAAATTTCAATTACCGAATGAACTATACTCTATGGAACTTAGTTGTCCAGCATCCCAACTTCGATAACCTGACACAGATATTCAGCTTCAACTACAAGCCACTTACACCCTACCAAAGTATAA ACGATACTGCTATGTTATGGGGCATCAAGTTTTACAATGATTTGCTCATGCAAGCCGGGCCTCTAGGAAATGCACAGTCGGAGCTTCTATTTCGCAAGGATAAGTCCACTTTCTCTTTCGACAAGGGCTGGGCATTTCCCAGAAGAGTTTACTTCAACGGTGATAACTGTGTGATGCCACCTCCCGACGAGTACCCATATCTTCCGAGCTCCAGTTTACGTCACAACGCACCCTTTCTCATGTTGATAATAGCTCTCATCGCATCTGTCACGTTCATTATTTGA